A genomic region of Phragmites australis chromosome 2, lpPhrAust1.1, whole genome shotgun sequence contains the following coding sequences:
- the LOC133895281 gene encoding transcription factor bHLH167-like, with amino-acid sequence MKSRRQSCSGGSAATAAGEGNTHSSGGGGKMERKDVEKNRRLHMKGLCLKLSSLIPPAAKHASLLSEAASAAAASNPNKDTVTQLDHLDNAAAYIKQLKERIDELKRRKESGGHGGFRSSSYEGTSATAATTGAVRMPVIEVRYQHATLDVVLISEAGRPFKLHEVITVLEQEGAEVVSASFSVIGDKIFYTIHSQALSSRIGLEPSRVSERLQDLLLA; translated from the exons ATGAAGAGCAGGAGGCAGAGCTGCAGCGGCGGCAGCGCGGCTACGGCTGCAGGGGAGGGGAACACGcacagcagcggcggcggcggcaagatGGAGAGGAAGGACGTGGAGAAGAACCGGCGGCTGCACATGAAAGGCCTCTGCCTCAAGCTCTCCTCCCTCATCCCTCCCGCCGCCAAGCACGCGTCCCTCCTCTCGGAGGCGgcgtcagcagcagcagcatccaATCCCAACAAG GACACGGTGACGCAGCTGGATCACCTGGACAACGCGGCGGCGTACATCAAGCAGCTCAAGGAGCGGATCGACGAGCTGAAGCGGAGGAAGGAGAGCGGCGGCCACGGTGGTTTCCGCAGCTCCAGCTACGAGGGGACTTCTGCGACGGCGGCCACCACCGGCGCCGTGCGCATGCCGGTGATCGAGGTGCGGTACCAGCACGCCACCCTCGACGTGGTGCTCATCAGCGAGGCCGGGCGGCCGTTCAAGCTGCACGAGGTGATCACGGTGCTGGAGCAGGAGGGCGCCGAGGTCGTTAGCGCCAGCTTCTCCGTCATCGGGGACAAGATCTTCTACACCATCCACTCGCAGGCGCTCAGCTCCAGGATCGGCCTCGAGCCGTCCAGGGTCTCGGAGAGGCTGCAAGACCTGCTCCTCGCCTGA